One stretch of Armigeres subalbatus isolate Guangzhou_Male chromosome 2, GZ_Asu_2, whole genome shotgun sequence DNA includes these proteins:
- the LOC134218129 gene encoding stress-activated protein kinase JNK-like isoform X1, which yields MADGGNLYNGEVPSAAEHQPYPIDQNVYFEVPSRFVLTRQLGIGAQGAVMAAIDKTSGKQVAVKKLSRPFQDETHAKRAYREIKLLQMLDHPFIINLLYAYSPQASLDSFKDIYLFTECMESNLSTVIGNPLDHERISFLIYQILCGIKHLHSAGIIHRDLKPTNIVVNKDCSLKILDFGLARSVGTNFMLTQYVVTRHYRAPEVILYMDYDTNVDIWAIGCIMAELIKGQVLLPGTDHVDQWNRITTTLGTPSQEFMSRTSDSARRYIENLPFHPRPSFDRLFPDSDFQHAEGSFPEVNSQNARDMLDRMLTIDPMERITVVEALTHPYVRCWSRDEEVNRPASVPYDHTLDEQSLSLGQWKELLFREIKDIQRQTLGE from the exons GTTCCTTCGGCCGCAGAACACCAGCCTTACCCGATCGACCAAAATGTCTACTTTGAGGTGCCGAGCCGATTTGTTCTTACGCGACAGTTGGGCATCGGGGCCCAAGGAGCTGTAAT GGCCGCAATTGATAAGACCTCTGGAAAGCAAGTAGCAGTCAAAAAACTCTCCCGACCATTCCAGGATGAAACACATGCGAAGCGAGCGTACCGCGAGATAAAGCTACTGCAAATGCTGGACCATCCTTTT ATTATCAATTTACTATACGCCTACTCGCCACAAGCAAGTTTAGACTCTTTCAAAGACATTTATCTGTTCACGGAATGCATGGAAAGCAACCTGAGCACCGTGATTGGCAACCCTTTGGACCACGAAAGAATTTCGTTTCTCATTTATCAAATTCTGTGCGGGATCAAGCATTTGCATTCCGCAGGCATCATCCACCGAGATCTCAAGCCCACCAATATTGTGGTGAATAAGGATTGCTCTCTCAAGATCCTTGACTTCGGGCTGGCGCGAAGCGTAGGAACCAATTTCATGCTAACTCAGTACGTGGTCACCCGGCACTACCGAGCTCCGGAAGTCATCCTCTACATGGATTACGACACAAACGTGGACATTTGGGCAATCGGGTGCATCATGGCGGAACTCATCAAAGGCCAAGTGCTGCTACCGGGAACCGATCACGTAGACCAGTGGAACCGGATCACAACCACCCTGGGGACCCCATCGCAAGAATTCATGTCCCGGACGTCCGATTCCGCGCGGAGGTACATCGAGAATCTTCCCTTCCATCCGAGGCCATCGTTCGATAGGCTTTTTCCGGACTCGGATTTTCAACACGCAGAGGGCAGTTTTCCGGAGGTGAACAGCCAGAACGCCCGTGATATGCTCGATCGAATGCTCACGATCGATCCAATGGAGCGGATAACCGTTGTGGAAGCATTGACACATCCCTACGTTCGATGCTGGTCCCGAGATGAGGAAGTTAACCGTCCTGCATCGGTGCCATACGACCACACCTTGGACGAGCAAAGTCTCAGCTTGGGCCAGTGGAAGGAACTGTTGTTCCGCGAAATAAAGGATATCCAAAGACAAACGCTAGGCGAATAG
- the LOC134218129 gene encoding stress-activated protein kinase JNK-like isoform X2: protein MAAIDKTSGKQVAVKKLSRPFQDETHAKRAYREIKLLQMLDHPFIINLLYAYSPQASLDSFKDIYLFTECMESNLSTVIGNPLDHERISFLIYQILCGIKHLHSAGIIHRDLKPTNIVVNKDCSLKILDFGLARSVGTNFMLTQYVVTRHYRAPEVILYMDYDTNVDIWAIGCIMAELIKGQVLLPGTDHVDQWNRITTTLGTPSQEFMSRTSDSARRYIENLPFHPRPSFDRLFPDSDFQHAEGSFPEVNSQNARDMLDRMLTIDPMERITVVEALTHPYVRCWSRDEEVNRPASVPYDHTLDEQSLSLGQWKELLFREIKDIQRQTLGE, encoded by the exons AT GGCCGCAATTGATAAGACCTCTGGAAAGCAAGTAGCAGTCAAAAAACTCTCCCGACCATTCCAGGATGAAACACATGCGAAGCGAGCGTACCGCGAGATAAAGCTACTGCAAATGCTGGACCATCCTTTT ATTATCAATTTACTATACGCCTACTCGCCACAAGCAAGTTTAGACTCTTTCAAAGACATTTATCTGTTCACGGAATGCATGGAAAGCAACCTGAGCACCGTGATTGGCAACCCTTTGGACCACGAAAGAATTTCGTTTCTCATTTATCAAATTCTGTGCGGGATCAAGCATTTGCATTCCGCAGGCATCATCCACCGAGATCTCAAGCCCACCAATATTGTGGTGAATAAGGATTGCTCTCTCAAGATCCTTGACTTCGGGCTGGCGCGAAGCGTAGGAACCAATTTCATGCTAACTCAGTACGTGGTCACCCGGCACTACCGAGCTCCGGAAGTCATCCTCTACATGGATTACGACACAAACGTGGACATTTGGGCAATCGGGTGCATCATGGCGGAACTCATCAAAGGCCAAGTGCTGCTACCGGGAACCGATCACGTAGACCAGTGGAACCGGATCACAACCACCCTGGGGACCCCATCGCAAGAATTCATGTCCCGGACGTCCGATTCCGCGCGGAGGTACATCGAGAATCTTCCCTTCCATCCGAGGCCATCGTTCGATAGGCTTTTTCCGGACTCGGATTTTCAACACGCAGAGGGCAGTTTTCCGGAGGTGAACAGCCAGAACGCCCGTGATATGCTCGATCGAATGCTCACGATCGATCCAATGGAGCGGATAACCGTTGTGGAAGCATTGACACATCCCTACGTTCGATGCTGGTCCCGAGATGAGGAAGTTAACCGTCCTGCATCGGTGCCATACGACCACACCTTGGACGAGCAAAGTCTCAGCTTGGGCCAGTGGAAGGAACTGTTGTTCCGCGAAATAAAGGATATCCAAAGACAAACGCTAGGCGAATAG